The sequence TAGAGTATGATGATGTAGCCAATGAACAGCGAAAGGCAGTCTATAAATTCCGCAATGAGCTCCTTGATAAGAGCCACGACATCAGCCATCGAATCGAGGACAACAGACGCGATAGCCTGCTCAATCTTCTCTCCAAGGCTGATATTTTGGAAGGAGTCGAGAAAGAGGAGTATGACCTAGATCGTCTTCTTGCGCTCTTTACCGAAGAGTATAACACCCCAATCTCAAAAGAGCTGCTAGAGGGCAAGGAGTATGAAGCGCTCCTCTTGACCCTCGAATCACACCTCAAAGAGAGCTATGAGACCAAAATGTCTCTTGTCGATGAGAACCAAAAGCATGACATTGAGCGCCTCATCTACCTCCAAGTACTAGACAACGCTTGGCGTGAGCACCTCTATCTCATGGATAACCTCAAAACAGGAATCGGACTCCGCGGATATAACCAAAAAGATCCCCTCGTGGAGTATAAAAAAGAGAGCTACAACCTCTTCATCGAGCTTATCGAAAACATCAAATTTGAATCGATGAAAGCGCTCCACAGCATCCAGCTCCGCACCAAAGAGGAGCAAGAAGAGCGACAAAGAGCCCAAGAGGCGGCCATGCAAAGACTGCTAAGCGAGATGAATGCCGAGGCGAACGCCAATCTTCAATTCAGCCATCAGCCCCAATCCGAGGTCAAGGTCTCTCGAAATGATCCTTGTCCTTGCGGTAGCGGCAAAAAGTATAAGAACTGCTGCGGTCAGAGCGGCCCCAAAAAAGGTCTACTGGCCCAAGCATGAAGCAAGAAACCGCCCTCATCCCCTACCTCACCAAGCGCTATTTGCGCTTTGATAAGAGCCAGCCTTTCATCTCTATCGCCGCGATTCTCGCCTTTGCGGGAGTGGCGATAGGCGTAATGGTGCTGATTGTCGCGATGGCCATCATGAATGGTTTTGACAAAGATTTTGAGCGTAAGCTCTTCACGATGAACTACCCCCTCACCCTCTACCCCAAAGTCTCTCAAGGAATCTCCGAGGAGCTACTCAAAGAGCTCGAATCCTCTTTCCCCCATCTGCTCTTTAGCCCCTATCTGCGTACTCAAGCCATCTCCAAATCAGGCGATGCGATGGAGGGGGCGGTCGTCTTTGGGGTTGATTTTGAGCGGGAGAAGCAGATCAATGAGGTGATCGCCGAGGCGCTCAAAGAGAGCGAAATATCGGGGCGATTCGATATTCTCGTGGGAAGCGAGCTAAGGAATGAATTTTTTCTTGCGCGCGATTCCAAGCTCATGCTCATCTTCACCCAGCTAGAGCCCACGGGGCTTAGCCTCTCGCCGACTATGAAGCGCTTTGATGTGAAGGGGTTTTTCCGCTCTGGACTCACCGCCTATGACAAAGGCTATATCTTTGCCTCCCTAGAGGCGATAAGGGCAATCAAGAAGAAAGAAGAAGGCTACTATGATGGCATCCATGTCTTTGCCAAAGAGCCGATGAAAGAGATCGACTCCATCCGTGCCAAGCTCCCTTTAGAAGCAGGAATCGTCGGCTGGTGGCAGCAAAATGGCAACTTTTTCGCCGCCCTTCAGCTAGAGAAACGCGCGCTTTTTATCGTGCTCATGCTCATCATCCTCATTGCCTCGCTCAACATCATCAGCTCCCTGCTTATGACCGTGATGAATCGGCGGCGTGAAATCGCCCTACTCCTCACGCTGGGCGCGACTCAGAGCGAAATTAAACGGACTTTTTTCAGACTAGGAAACACGATAGGGCTTAGCGGAATCGCTCTAGGGGTCTTGCTCGCAGGGATAGCCCTCTGGGTGCTTAGCACCTTCCCCATCATCTCCCTGCCAGCGGATGTCTATGGAAGCTCGAAGCTCCCCCTAGAGCTCTCTTGGATCGACTTTGGGATGATTCTCCTAGGGAGCACTCTCATCGTCTTGCTCTCCTCCTACTACCCCGCCTATCAAGCGACCAAGATCGATCCGCTGAGTGTGCTTCGCAACGAGTAGCTAGATCACCATCTTGATTGAGGCGTGCGCGCGGAATCTCGCAAAGATTTCGTTGCGCTCCTCTTCACTCTCCACGACTAGCTCGATATTGAAGCTCTGATATTTTCCTGTGCGACTTTGATTAGAGGGGGTGAAAGAGTGCTCCTTGTCGATGACTTCAAAGACCGCTAGGCGCACGCCCTCTTCGCTCTCCCCGATGACTCGATAGCTCCACTTGCAAGGATAGAGAATCTCTGCCTTGCCTTCGATGATCTGCACTCATTCACTCCTTGGAAAAAAGTTCGAGAAAAAAGTCGGGTATTTTAGCGACTTTGCCCCCTTTGAGGCAAACCACCTCCACCTCCATGGCAAAGAGAATCTTGCCGCTATCATCACCCAAGCGAATCTCTTGAATCAGGGTCAAGGAGGCACTCTTGATGAGCTTTGGGGTGGCGCTCACCCATATCTCATCCCCTAGGCGCGCAGAAGAGAGGAATCGCGCCTGAAGATTTCGCACCACAAAGCTATAGCCTCCCTCCTCTGGCCTCATTCCTTGGGCAAAAAAGAGCTCGCTTCTAGCCCTCTCGCAAAACTTGAGATAATTGGCATGATAGACGATCCCGCCGCAATCGGTATCTTCGTAATAGACTCTAATTTTCACTTTCTCTTCCCCTCTTTAGAAATTATAATTTATGATATATCTAGTTCCTCTACCTGTCGTACCCTCGACTTTTTTGATACACCCTTTTGCCAATAAATCTGTAATATCTCTTGAAGCATTAGTTTCAGCAGTGTCTGCAATTTTTACATATTTTGCTTTTGTAAGATCGCCTTTAAAGTTTTCACTTCCAATATCAAGGAGTCGATTAATTACTTTTATCTGTCTTGCATTGAGTTCATCTTCTCTGTGAGCATCCCAAAACTTTGTTTTTTCTACTATGTAGTTAAGTTGTATACTGCCACCATTTGTCAAGACAACTTTTTGAGAATTCATCTTCCAGCCTCTAGCCTTTAATTTAAGCAACGTTTTTCAACCCTTCTAGATAAACATTCATGGGCTTTTGATAATTTAGTGCTGAATGAAATCTATTGTGATTGTAAAAATTGATATATCTTGAAACCTTAAATCTGAGATCTGAAATAGAGCTATACTCATTGATATAGATTTCATCATATTTTAAAGTCCTAAAAAATCTCTCAATGGCAATATTATCAATGGATCTGCCTTTACCGTTCATAGAGATTTGAATGTTGTGTTTCTTGAGAAGTTCTGTATGTTCATGGCTGGTATATTGGCTACCTTGGTCGGAGTTGAATATTACAGGAATGTCATATTTTTCAATGGCTTCTTTTAAAACATCTGTTACAAGAGATGTATCCATAGTTGTTGATATTTTCCATGAGAGTATCGTTTTACTGTGCCAATCAATAATGGCGCACAAATACACGAAACCACCCTTGATTGGGATATAGGTAATATCTCCACTCCAAACCTGATTGGCTCTGTTAATTTCAAGCTCTCGTAGTAGATATGGATAGATTTTATGTTTATAGTTTTTAATGGATGTGTGTCGTTTCTTTTTTGGAAAGATTGCCTGTATCCCCATAGTGTTCATTAGCTTATTGACTTTATTTACACCAATTGAAAATCCATCTTCCAAAAGCTGCCTATGCATAAACCGATAGCCATAGGTTGAGGATATATCAGTATATATCTCATCTATCCTTTTCATGATTTTTAAATCATTGTCTGATATGGGTTTAGGTTCATAATAAAGGGTTGAGCGATTTAAATCTATTATTTCACATTGTCTTGCCATGGAGAGATTCTTTAGCTTGGGTGTGACAAGATCTTTTTTATTTGATAAGCCCAAGCTCTTTAGCTTTCCCACTGCCCAATCCCTCTCTATGGTTGTTTTTCCTAATTTCTTTGCTAGAGCATCATTCTCTGTTTTTAGCTCTTCTATCTCATCTTTATAGGCTTTAGTAGCCGAACCTACATCAAATACTAGTGATGCATTCTCTAAAAACTGCTTTTTCCAATCAATGAGACTTTTTGGTGTAATCTCATATTTACTGGCAATCTGTGCTACAGTCTCTTCGCCACCTAGTAATTCTAAGACAACTCTAGTTTTAAATTCTGCACTATAGCTTTTTCTTTTTCTACTCATTTTTTCCTCTCCTAAATCTTTAGAAAATTCTACCATTTAGGAAGATAAACCTTTCAATTTATTGTCTTGAATTTTAGTGGCAGTATAGGTTCAAGTAACGCCAATAACAAAATCGAAAACACTCCTGCCTTCACCGCCAAAGCAGGCGTCTC comes from Wolinella succinogenes DSM 1740 and encodes:
- a CDS encoding DUF493 domain-containing protein; this translates as MQIIEGKAEILYPCKWSYRVIGESEEGVRLAVFEVIDKEHSFTPSNQSRTGKYQSFNIELVVESEEERNEIFARFRAHASIKMVI
- a CDS encoding IS3-like element IS1302 family transposase; this encodes MVEFSKDLGEEKMSRKRKSYSAEFKTRVVLELLGGEETVAQIASKYEITPKSLIDWKKQFLENASLVFDVGSATKAYKDEIEELKTENDALAKKLGKTTIERDWAVGKLKSLGLSNKKDLVTPKLKNLSMARQCEIIDLNRSTLYYEPKPISDNDLKIMKRIDEIYTDISSTYGYRFMHRQLLEDGFSIGVNKVNKLMNTMGIQAIFPKKKRHTSIKNYKHKIYPYLLRELEINRANQVWSGDITYIPIKGGFVYLCAIIDWHSKTILSWKISTTMDTSLVTDVLKEAIEKYDIPVIFNSDQGSQYTSHEHTELLKKHNIQISMNGKGRSIDNIAIERFFRTLKYDEIYINEYSSISDLRFKVSRYINFYNHNRFHSALNYQKPMNVYLEGLKNVA
- a CDS encoding ABC transporter permease; the encoded protein is MKQETALIPYLTKRYLRFDKSQPFISIAAILAFAGVAIGVMVLIVAMAIMNGFDKDFERKLFTMNYPLTLYPKVSQGISEELLKELESSFPHLLFSPYLRTQAISKSGDAMEGAVVFGVDFEREKQINEVIAEALKESEISGRFDILVGSELRNEFFLARDSKLMLIFTQLEPTGLSLSPTMKRFDVKGFFRSGLTAYDKGYIFASLEAIRAIKKKEEGYYDGIHVFAKEPMKEIDSIRAKLPLEAGIVGWWQQNGNFFAALQLEKRALFIVLMLIILIASLNIISSLLMTVMNRRREIALLLTLGATQSEIKRTFFRLGNTIGLSGIALGVLLAGIALWVLSTFPIISLPADVYGSSKLPLELSWIDFGMILLGSTLIVLLSSYYPAYQATKIDPLSVLRNE
- a CDS encoding YbgC/FadM family acyl-CoA thioesterase, whose product is MKIRVYYEDTDCGGIVYHANYLKFCERARSELFFAQGMRPEEGGYSFVVRNLQARFLSSARLGDEIWVSATPKLIKSASLTLIQEIRLGDDSGKILFAMEVEVVCLKGGKVAKIPDFFLELFSKE